The Nitrospirota bacterium region CCACAGGAACGACCCAGGTTACGGGCCTTTCGGGTGTCACCACGTTCGACGGGCTCCAAGCCAAGATTGAGGGAACATCCTCTGCGCCAGGCATGGACGGCTGGTATTCAACCTTGCCGACGCTCGGTGAACGGGACGTGAGCACCCCGATCATCATCGGAGGAACGGTATTCTTCCCGACCTTTACTCCGACCAGCGATGTGTGCAGTTCGTCCGGCAACGGATCCCTCTACGCGCTCTTCTACAAGACCGGCTCCGCCTACAAGTCGTCGATCATCGGGACGGAGACCGTCGGGAGCAATGTCAACGTAAAACGCTCGATGTCGTTGGGAACCGGGTTGTCGTCACAAATGGCGGTGCATATCGGGGCCCAGGGAAGCGGCGATGCCGGGTCTTCCGGCGGGGGGGGGAGTTCCGGGCGGGTGAGCCTGATCGGCCAGTCCAGCAGCGGCGCCGTTACCAAGATATCGGCCAGTCCGGCACTGTCGTCCTGGAGTCGGATGATCTCCTGGATCAACCAGCGGGATTGAGGCAGCATGAACCATCACGGTCGTCGAAGTGAATGAATAGGTGTCTGTGTTAAGTGAGTGCGTGTGTCGGGTGGGGGGTGTCCTGCGAGGGATGCTCCTCGCCCTCTTCTTGCTCGGCCTCTGGCCACTTGGCTGTTCCTCCGAGTCCTCCCAGCCGGCCCCGTCGGCCTCTCCTGCTCCTGTTGCCCAGGCCAAACCGCCCGGGAACGCTGGGTCCAACCATCCTCCGGTCATCCGCGCCGTGAAATTGATGCCAGAGCCGATTCTGCCCGGCGCGCCGGTAGAGGCGCAGGTGGATGCGGAGGACCAGGACGGCGATTCGATCCTCTTTCGCCACCAGTGGTTCGCCAACGGCGCGCCGATCCCCGGGGCGGTCACCTCCACCCTCTTGCCCACGATGTTGAAGCGGGGCGATCAACTGGCTGTGGAAGTGACGCCGCTGGATGGGAAGGCGGAGGGGCTCCCGGTTCGCAGTGCATCCGTGACGATGCCCAATAGTCCGCCGGAGGCGCAGCGATTGACCTTGGGGCCGAGCCCCGCACATATCGGAGACCGAGCGGACGTGGAAGTCGAGGGCAGGGATCAGGACGGAGACGCGATCACCTACACCTATCGCTGGTTCAGGAACAACGTGCCGGTGGAGGGGAGCAGGGGAGACCAGCCGAGTCTGGACACCATCGGATTCGCGCGGGGTGATGTGCTCCTGGTGGATGTGACTCCTCACGACGGAACGGATAAGGGCCGGACGTTCCGTTCGCCCCAACTCACGATCGTCAACAACCAGCCGACGATTACCTCCACGCCGCCATCGGCGCTGAAAGAAGGGCGGTTCGAGTACGGGGTGACGGCTGTCGATCAAGAAGGCGATCCCTTGACCTATAGCCTCGAGGCTGCGCCGCCCGGCATGACCATCGACAAGGCGACCGGCCGGATTCTGTGGCAGGTGCCCCCCGGGGCCAAAGGCGTGCAGCGGGTCCGTGTGGTGGTGCGTGATGATCACGAAGGCCTGGGGTTTCAGGAATTCGAATTGGACATGGGCTAGCTTTGCCGTCGGCCCTTCCCGGTCGAACCCCGCCTTGTCTCCCTCTTCGACCCTCTGCTAGAATGCGTCCGTAAGCCGTAAGATTGACTCAATGGTTCAATGAATCGATTCTTTCGGAGGATCCCACACCCCCAGCGTGCGTAAACTCAAGCTGCGAGAGGGCACCAATACCGCCAGCCTGTTCGGCTCGCGCGATCTGCACCTGAAAATGATCGAAAGCGATCTGGGGGTGCAGCTGGCGGCCCGCGGCGACGAGCTGATTCTGACCGGTTCCCAGGAGGCGGTGCGGAAAGCCGAACGCCTCGTGACCGAGCTGGCGGCTCTGACCGCCGAAGGCTACGAGCTGAAGGCCGAAGACGTGGCCGTGGCCCTCAAGGCGTCGCGCGGGCCCGGGGAAGTCCCGCTCAAGGAACTGCTCCTCAGCTCCGTGCCCATCGCCACGGCCAAACGTTTTGTCGCACCCAAGTCGGCGGCGCAGAAGGCTTACCTGGAAGCGATTCAGACTTACGATATTGTCATCGGGATCGGCCCGGCCGGGACCGGGAAAACGTATTTGGCCATGGCCATGGCGGTGGCCGCGCTGACGCGCAAGGAGGTCAGCCGCATCATCCTGGCCCGGCCGGCGGTGGAGGCGGGGGAGAAGCTGGGGTTTCTGCCCGGCGACATGTACGCCAAGGTGAATCCCTATCTGCGGCCCCTCTATGACGCCCTCTACGACATGATGGATATGGAGCGGGCCAATCGGCTGGTGGAACGGGGCGAGATCGAGATCGCGCCGCTGGCCTTCATGCGCGGCCGCACGCTCAACGATTCGTTCGTGATCCTGGACGAGGCGCAGAACGCCACCGCCGAGCAGATGAAGATGTTTCTGACCCGACTGGGCTTCAATTCCAAAGCGGTTGTGACCGGCGACATCACGCAAGTGGATCTGCCCTCCGACCGGGTGTCCGGGCTGATCGAAGCGCGGGAGATTCTCCAGGAAATTCCCGGCATCCAGTTCGTCTACTTCGACCAGCGGGACGTCGTGCGTCACCGTCTGGTCCAGGAGATCATCGAGGCCTACGACCGGCACAGCCCGATCCGCCATGGCGGAATCCGGGACGACAAGTCGGGACGGGGAGCGAGCCGAGGGCCACTCCGTGGGCAGCGAGGCCGGGCCGGCAACGGGGAGCAGCCCCACTGACAGGATGTTGAAAAATGTTGCCAGCTTTGTTCTCGCATCACGCAGAGGCTCGCCGTACGGCGCGGAGTACGACTCGCCTCTTTGTTCGCTGCGGCCTCGCTGGACAGCCTTTTTGAACATCCTGGAGACGGTTTGCTGATGCCGGTGACGGTGCGTTGTTCGGTCCGGCGCATCCCGCTGCGCCGCGCCGGAATCGAACAGTTGGCGCAGCGTATTTTGGATGCGACGGGCGAGGTCCGAGCCGACGTGAGCCTGTCGTTCATCGGCGATGCGTCCATGCGCCGCCTCAACCGGCAGTATCGCCGCAAGGATGCCACCACCGACGTGCTGGCGTTCCCGATGCGACATATCCGACCACGCTTCATGCCTCACGCTTCACGTTTCACGTCTTCCATGCTCGGCGACGTGGTGATCTCACTCCCGCAGGCGGTCCGCCAGGCGCGCGAGCGCGGCCTCCCGTTGCATCATGAACTCGCCACGCTGCTCATCCACGGGATGCTCCATCTCCTCGGGTACGACCATGAACGAAATGTGCGCGAAGCCCAACGTATGCAGCGGAAGGAGCGGGCCGTTCTGCGGGCCGTCAGCCCCGTGCCGGCGTTGGTGAAGCGGAAAGGGTAATCGGGCAACCATTCCATGGGATGGCTCGCGAGGCTCAGTCAGGGGTTGGCCAAGACCAGGGAGCGGGTGAAGGACTCGCTTGTGCGGCTGGTCAGCCGCGGCCCGGACCCGGCGGTGCTGGAAGAATTGGAAGAAACGCTGATCGCGGCTGATCTGGGCGTGCATACGGTCACGCGGCTGATCGAGCGGCTGCAGGCGGAACGGGGGCGCCTCGCCTCTTCGGGGCCCGATGCAAGGCATATCCTGGAGGTGTTGAAAGGCACCCTTCTGGAAACCTTGCAGCGTTGCGAGAGCCGGCCGCTCGAAGCCTTGGTCCGGCAGGGGCCGAAGCCATATGTCCTGCTGGCGGTGGGGGTCAATGGGGTGGGCAAGACCACCACGGTGGCCAAGCTGGCGCAGCGATTGAAGACTGCCGGGCATCAGCCGGTGCTGGTGGCGGCGGACACGTTTCGCGCGGCGGCGATCGAGCAATTGCTGGTCTGGGGCGGTCGCGTCGGGGTGGATGTCGTGCGGCAACAACAGGGGTCCGATCCCTCCGCCGTGGTGTTCGACGGGTTGGCTGCGGCGAAGGCCCGACACGCCGACGTGCTGCTGATCGACACGGCCGGCCGGCTCCATACCAAGTCGAACCTGATGGACGAGCTAAAAAAAATGAAGCGGGTTCTGGCCCGCGAACTGCCGGGCGCGCCGCACGAGGTGCTCTTGGTGCTGGACGGGACGGCGGGTCAGAATGCGCTGTCCCAGGCCCGGCAGTTCCACGAGGCGGTGGGGGTGACCGGGCTGGCCGTGACCAAACTGGACGGGACGGCGCGCGGCGGAATCGTCGTTGCGATCGCCGAGGAGCTGAAGATTCCGGTCCGCCTCGTCGGCGTGGGAGAGGGGATCGAGGACTTGCAGGATTTTCACGCCGAAGAGTTCGTGGACGCCTTGGTCGCGACCTCCTGACCTCCAGATGTATTCTCCCGGCATCGGTCCGTCGGTTCAAGTTTTGCGGAACAGCATGGCACACGCGCCTCTCGTGATCATTGCGGCATTGCTCCTGGCGGATGGGCTGGCCTTGGCCGACGGGGCGATGGCCGAGGGGGCCGCTCGTTCAGCGGATCTCCGGCACCATGAACTCTCCGTCGAGTTGCTGCCGCAGCAACATCGGCTGCGCGTGACCGACCGGATGACCGTCACGGTCCCGGCAGGCGCTCCGCCGTCTTTCTCCTGGTCGCTCAATCCTGCCTTGCACGTAACCGCGGTGATGCATGAAGGGCGGCCGCTCCGCTGGGACGTTCAGCCGCCGACCGGAGAGGGCCAGGCCGGACGGGATCGGCTGCGGCAGGTGACGGTCCCCCTGGCTGCCCCCGTGGCGGAACGGAGGGAACTGAAACTGGAAGTCCGGTACGAGGGCCTGCTCGACGATCCGCCCCGCGAATCTCGCCAGCTCCGGTTCGTGACGCCCAGCGACACAGAGGGCCATATCGGGAGCGAAGGCGTCTACCTGAGCGGCGAGACCCATTGGTATCCGGATGTCGAGGGCTCGCTGCCGACCTTCGCGGTGCACGTCACGCTGCCCGAAGGCTGGTCGGCGGTGACGCATGGTCTGCAGGTCGCGCGGCGGGTCCAGAACGGTCACGTGGTCGAGGATTGGGAGGTAACCGCGAAGACCGAAGCGCTGTCACTGGTCGCAAACCGTTTCGTGCAGGCTCATCGGGCGTGGAAGGCTCCGGACGGGCGGACGGTGGACGTGGCGACCTATTTGTTCCCCGAAGAAGCCCAGCTGGCCGAGGAGTATCTGGCCGCGACCGTCCGCTACCTCGACGCCTACAGTCGTCTGTTGGGGCCCTATCCCTTTCCGAAGTTCGCCGTGGTCGAGAATTTTTTTGCCAGCGGGTTGGGCATGCCCTCGTTTACCCTGCTGGGCAGCGGCGTGGTGAAGCGGCACTATGTCCAGCCCTATGCCCTCGGGCATGAGATCGTCCATTCCTGGATCGGCAACTGGGTGTTGAACCAACGGGAGCAGGGCAATTGGGTGGAGGGGCTGACGACCTATCTGGCCAACTATTATTACGATGAGCTCACCGGCAAACCAGACCAGGCCCGAGACCAGCGTCGCTTGATGCTGTTGAGCTATGCGGTCTACGTGCGGCCGGAGGAGGATTATCCGGTGGCGGCCTTTCGGCAGAAGACCGACCAGAAGGACAACGCCATCGGGTATCAAAAAACCGCGATGATCTTTCACCAGCTCCGCCGGGAGCTGGGCGAGGAAGTCTTTTGGTCGGCGATCCGCAAGCTGGTGGCCGGCTATGGCGGGACCTATGCCGGATGGGCCGACTTGGAGCGGGTTTTCGCCGCGGCCAGCGGGAAGGAGCTGCGCTGGTTTTTCGCCCAATGGGTCGAACGGCCCGGCGCGCCGCTGGTGACGATTGCGGCTGTGCGAGCCGACCGACCTCCCGAGGCCGAGCCGGAATCCGGATTCCGGCTCACCGTTCGGATCGGTCAAAGTGGGGAGCCGTACCGGCTTCGTCTCCGGCTGGTGGCGGATTTGGCGGGAGGGCGGACCCACGAGGCCTGGCTGGAGGTACAGGGCGCCGAGCAAACCCTGAGCGTTCTCATGCCGGGCGCGCCGGTTCGGCTCCGTCTCGATCCGGACTTCGACACGTTCAGGCGCCTGCCCAGGGAGCAGCTCCCTCCGATGCTCAACCTCTATGTGACCGACCGGAACCGGACCCTGGTGCTGCCGGTCGCCGAGCCCGCGACGGAAACGGCCCCCTATCGGGAGCTGGGGCGGCAGGTGGCCGCCCGCGAACCGGCCATAACGCAGCTCACCGATCGAGAGCCGGTCCCGGCCGAGGGATCGCTGCTCATTCTGGGAGGGCCGATGCTCAACGAGGGAACGGCGCTCATGCGGCAGGCCTGCGGCGAGAGGGTCCGGTTGGAGCGCGACCGCTTCACGCTCGACGGGACCGTCTACGAGGGGCAGGGCTTTGCGCTCCTCTTGTCCTGCCGGCGTCCGGACCGTCCGGGCAGCGTTACGACGCTGTTTTACGGCCTGTCGCCACAGGCGGCGGCCAAGGTTGCGCGCTTGCTATTTTTCTACGGATGGCAGAGTTATGTGGTGTTTCGGGATGGGGCCGTGGTGACGCGGGGAGATTTCTCTTCCGTGCAAGACGAACTGGAGGTGTCCGTTGAAATGCCGTGATCATGTGGTGGCCGCTCTGGCGCTCTCCTTGTCGATCCTGACCGGAACGGCAATGGCCGAACCCTGGCCGGTGCCTGTGAAGGCCGATCCGTCAGAACATCATTTGACGAATATTCGGCAACTGACGTTCGGCAACAAGAATGCCGAGGCCTATTTCTCCTTCGACGGGACGAAGTTGATCTTTCAGTCCACGACCGATTACGGGGATGGGCCGCAGATGATCGACAAGCCCAGGGAAGGCTCCAGTCTGGGCTGTTATCAAATGTACGTGCTGGATCTGCAGAGCAAGGCCGTCAGACGGGTCAGCACCGGGCTTGGGACGACGACTTGCGGTTATTTCTTTCCCGGCGATCGCCGGATTCTCTTTTCCTCCACACATCTCACGAGTCCGAACTGCCCGCCCAAGCCCAAGATCGAAGGCCGGTACCGCTGGGCCTTGGACAACTACGACATCTTTTCGTTCAAGGTGGACGGCCAGCAGCCCCATCGGATGACGACCACGCCAGGCTATGACGCGGAGGCGACGATCTCGCCGGACGGCAAGACCATCGTCTTTACCTCGGTGCGGGACGGGGATCTCGACCTCTATGCCATGAACATGGACGGGACCCACGTCCGGCGCCTGACCGACGAATTGGGCTATGACGGGGGTGCATTCTTCTCGCCCGACAGCAAGCGGATTGTCTATCGGGCATCGCATCCCAAGGAACCGGAGGCCGTCGCCCAATACAAAACCTTGCTGGCGCAAAATCTGGTTGAGCCGGGTCAGTTGGAGATCTTCGTTATGAACGCCGACGGGACCGGCAAGCGGCCGGTGACAGCCAACGGCGCGTCGAACTTCGCCCCCTTCTTTCACCCGGACGGCCGCCGGATCATCTTTTCGTCCAACCTGCCGGAGCGGCAGGCCGGGACGTCGGCCGACCAGCCCAAAGGCCCGCCGACGTTCCACCTCCACCTCATCGGCGAGGATGGAACCGGCTTGGAGCAAGTGACCTTTGCGGGCGGCTTCAACAGCTTCCCGATGTTCTCGCCGGACGGCACCCAGCTGGTCTGGATCTCCGACCGGGGGGCCGGCGCCCGCGGCGAGTTCAATATCTTCCTGGCCGACTGGGTGCCGTAATGCCGAGAGACGTGAGGCGTAAAACGTGAGGGGTGAGTCCAGAGAGAAAGCGTCAGCCTTGTGTCACGCCTCACGCCTCATGTCCATTGTCCTTTCCTGCACGGCACTGGGCCTCATCTTTTGGGGCCTGCATCAACTCGACATGCCCTTGATCCGGTTCATGCGTTCGGTGCACCAACCCTGGCTTGAACAGAGCGGCGATCTGCTGGCGCGCCTTGGCAGCGGTGCGGTCCTGGTGGCGTTCAGCGCGGCCTTGCTCGTCGCCGGCCGCCTGCGGATGCAGCCGGCTCTCTTTCATGCCGGCTTGCAGGGGCTGGTGGCCCACGGCGCGTCGGCGCTGGTGACCCAACTGCTCAAACATACGATCGGCCGGCCCAGACCGCGTGTGACCCAGGAGGGAGAATTTCAGTTCGAACCGTCGTTTGTCAGCGGATTCGACTCATTCCCCTCCGGCCATACTTCGGCGTCCTTCGCCGTGGCCACGGTGCTGGCCCGCCATTTTCCCCGGCTCGGCTGGATCGGCTATCTGGCCGCGGCGCTGATCGCCTGCAGCCGCGTCTGGCGTGGCTCGCACTTTCCGACCGATGCGGTCGGGGGGGCGGCGATCGGGGTCTTGATCGGGGCGTTGCTGGCCTATTCGTATCTGGACTGGCTCACGGTCTGCTCGCGGATGCTCACCAAGCTGGCGCTGGCCCTGTCGGCGGTCTTTGCGCTGTTCTGGCCCATGGTGCAGTCCTCTTCCGATCACCGGGGGGCCCTGTGGCTCACAGGGGCTGGGTTTGTCGCGATTCTCGTCGGCCTCGGACTGCGTTGGAGAGCAATGTTCGCCGGCCAATCTGCGGATGTCCGTCCCTGGTCAGGGCTTCTGCTCGGGGCCGGGCTGGCCTTGAGCACCGGCTTCTGGCTGGTCTCAGCGGCGGCCATGCTGGCGCTCGTGGCATGGGGGGTGAGCCGGACGGACAAGGGCATCCTATCCGGTCGGGAATGT contains the following coding sequences:
- a CDS encoding PhoH family protein — encoded protein: MIESDLGVQLAARGDELILTGSQEAVRKAERLVTELAALTAEGYELKAEDVAVALKASRGPGEVPLKELLLSSVPIATAKRFVAPKSAAQKAYLEAIQTYDIVIGIGPAGTGKTYLAMAMAVAALTRKEVSRIILARPAVEAGEKLGFLPGDMYAKVNPYLRPLYDALYDMMDMERANRLVERGEIEIAPLAFMRGRTLNDSFVILDEAQNATAEQMKMFLTRLGFNSKAVVTGDITQVDLPSDRVSGLIEAREILQEIPGIQFVYFDQRDVVRHRLVQEIIEAYDRHSPIRHGGIRDDKSGRGASRGPLRGQRGRAGNGEQPH
- the ybeY gene encoding rRNA maturation RNase YbeY; translation: MPVTVRCSVRRIPLRRAGIEQLAQRILDATGEVRADVSLSFIGDASMRRLNRQYRRKDATTDVLAFPMRHIRPRFMPHASRFTSSMLGDVVISLPQAVRQARERGLPLHHELATLLIHGMLHLLGYDHERNVREAQRMQRKERAVLRAVSPVPALVKRKG
- the ftsY gene encoding signal recognition particle-docking protein FtsY is translated as MGWLARLSQGLAKTRERVKDSLVRLVSRGPDPAVLEELEETLIAADLGVHTVTRLIERLQAERGRLASSGPDARHILEVLKGTLLETLQRCESRPLEALVRQGPKPYVLLAVGVNGVGKTTTVAKLAQRLKTAGHQPVLVAADTFRAAAIEQLLVWGGRVGVDVVRQQQGSDPSAVVFDGLAAAKARHADVLLIDTAGRLHTKSNLMDELKKMKRVLARELPGAPHEVLLVLDGTAGQNALSQARQFHEAVGVTGLAVTKLDGTARGGIVVAIAEELKIPVRLVGVGEGIEDLQDFHAEEFVDALVATS
- a CDS encoding M1 family peptidase, which produces MYSPGIGPSVQVLRNSMAHAPLVIIAALLLADGLALADGAMAEGAARSADLRHHELSVELLPQQHRLRVTDRMTVTVPAGAPPSFSWSLNPALHVTAVMHEGRPLRWDVQPPTGEGQAGRDRLRQVTVPLAAPVAERRELKLEVRYEGLLDDPPRESRQLRFVTPSDTEGHIGSEGVYLSGETHWYPDVEGSLPTFAVHVTLPEGWSAVTHGLQVARRVQNGHVVEDWEVTAKTEALSLVANRFVQAHRAWKAPDGRTVDVATYLFPEEAQLAEEYLAATVRYLDAYSRLLGPYPFPKFAVVENFFASGLGMPSFTLLGSGVVKRHYVQPYALGHEIVHSWIGNWVLNQREQGNWVEGLTTYLANYYYDELTGKPDQARDQRRLMLLSYAVYVRPEEDYPVAAFRQKTDQKDNAIGYQKTAMIFHQLRRELGEEVFWSAIRKLVAGYGGTYAGWADLERVFAAASGKELRWFFAQWVERPGAPLVTIAAVRADRPPEAEPESGFRLTVRIGQSGEPYRLRLRLVADLAGGRTHEAWLEVQGAEQTLSVLMPGAPVRLRLDPDFDTFRRLPREQLPPMLNLYVTDRNRTLVLPVAEPATETAPYRELGRQVAAREPAITQLTDREPVPAEGSLLILGGPMLNEGTALMRQACGERVRLERDRFTLDGTVYEGQGFALLLSCRRPDRPGSVTTLFYGLSPQAAAKVARLLFFYGWQSYVVFRDGAVVTRGDFSSVQDELEVSVEMP
- a CDS encoding phosphatase PAP2 family protein, whose translation is MSIVLSCTALGLIFWGLHQLDMPLIRFMRSVHQPWLEQSGDLLARLGSGAVLVAFSAALLVAGRLRMQPALFHAGLQGLVAHGASALVTQLLKHTIGRPRPRVTQEGEFQFEPSFVSGFDSFPSGHTSASFAVATVLARHFPRLGWIGYLAAALIACSRVWRGSHFPTDAVGGAAIGVLIGALLAYSYLDWLTVCSRMLTKLALALSAVFALFWPMVQSSSDHRGALWLTGAGFVAILVGLGLRWRAMFAGQSADVRPWSGLLLGAGLALSTGFWLVSAAAMLALVAWGVSRTDKGILSGRECEPAPCQPRFLMETGVTIGVGLVAGFLHMVQGLLPLL